The window TGTGGAGATGAGGCTGGCTGAAGCTGTCACTCTCATGTTGGTTGGTCTCCACACATTGAAATGCAAAGATAAAGAATATGATGCGTGAAAACGTGACTCTGCCTGCAGTGTTACAGGAGTCATTTGTAAGAAAAAGCCTGAATTGGAAGTTTGCTCCAAGCAGAACTTCTCACTGCTCGCTGCACTAGTCTGTTGCGGCTGTCTTGAGTGACCAGCTGTCATTCCATCTGCCGTTAGCAAGTATCTCAGTAAGCTGTGGAGATAAGTGGCTCTATTAGCTGACAGGTGTCTGCCTTCACTGCAGCCTCAGAtggcggggggggggacatCACCGCTGGCTGGGACCGATCACAGCTCCTGAGACCAACAGATGCCAGTTTGAGGCGGGAAATACCGTACGGAGGTGATTTAGGCAGGATTAAATCAGGACCGTGACTTCAAAGGCGAGAAGACACAGCAGGTGGGTGCAGGAGAGGAGACCTGGGCATTAGCAGAGGGTGAAAACAGCTTCACATCATCACTCTGGAATCAGGATTTCAATTGACCAAACAAGCggtgattgtggaaagacaacCCAAGACTGTAACGCTGATTCAAAGCATTAACCAGACAAACTGAATTCAGAAGGTGTACAATAAGTTGATAAATGATTTCCTTTCCAGTACGGGTGGTAAAGATTCACCGATATGAATCAGTATCTGTTTTTAACGTTAAAGATGCAACTGCATCTATACACGGACCCCTTTATGGATATAAATTTACCATTAACCAGTCGAAGCTTCGGTTGACTGAAGCTTTGCTGCTAATTCTGCAGagcatctctcaactctcaTAAAAGGTTGAAGGTCAACGTGAGATTCTTGCGAGAGTAACGTTAGCGTAAAaccacaagaacaacaacaacaacatgtccgACAACTCCGACACTGTTTACAATGCACCAGCTAATCTGAAATCTACAGTTTAAAagagatttggattttataAGAAGTTTGGACATTTGGACAGAAGTCTGGCTGTATGTAAGGTCTGAACAGCTATTAAATACAGCTGCAGCACGACAAATCTAAAAAACTCACCTGGTGAGACGACATGGAGAAAACTACACGGGCGACGAGGAGTCTGTGGATGCTGTGTTAGTAACATTACAGCTAGCACAAGAAAGAACACGCAAGACAACAACATGGATATTAAAGACTTTCTCCAGCCACAGCTCGGCGAGGTCCAAGGTCATAATGGCATCTACAGCccgttttattgtgaaggactAACGACCTTACAGTGAAGCTGAGTGATGGCTTTAAGACATGGTGAGGTAAACAATGCCACCTTTATAGAATTGCTTATTTTAATTCATAATGGAAAATGATTgtctacattaaacaaatgttaagaacTGTATCAGGTTGCATCGTATCAAATCGTtccatatttaaaatgtatcgtCCCTGAATCGTATCGTAGCTCAGGTATCTGGATGCGTGTCGAATCGTCTTATGAGGGAGAGATGCACAATCCTACTGTCCAGACTTTATGAGAGTTTACTTTGTTGATTCATTCTTCTTACTAACATCTCCCAGCTGAGTCTTCAGTGGACATCAGACTGTCGCCTCATGAGGCACAAAGGGGTAAAAAGTGTGTGCCAGATTTTTCTTCTCCTGCTggaaaaaatcaaatgaaacactTACAGATAATCAGGGGGACAAAGAAGTGACCGCATTGACTGCAGTTACACAACCCACTCTGTGTTTTCATATGTTTCTCTGCAGGTGTCTATATCCTCCACACTGAGTAATCATGAGAGCACGCCAGCCAATCAACGAAGAGGACAATGACGGAGATGTTCCACTGTTCGCTTTgaagatgttatttctgttttgttctccacAAATGGAAATCACACCTGCAGTGTTGAGTTAAGAAAAGGCGGATACTGCCCGTCATGTCGGCAAGCAGACAGCGAAAGACCAGATATATAACATAAAAGCATGTAATTATGATAAGTGCAGTGCTggaactgcagctgctgctgtggctgtaAATCAGCCCTTCAAAATGGAATCTGATTTCTTTTCATAATAAGTAATACGTTTATGTTGAAGCTTCTCACATGTGGTGATTTTATGCCGTTTTCACATTGAGCTTTTCCATTTCACTCTTTCCACTAGATTGTCTTTTCATTGTTAAAATCACTGATGTCGGGCAGCGCCACATATATCTTCTTTTCTCttgcaaacattttattttattttattttttaattttttttgtaatcacaaacacacacagttacttgcatattgtttgtttgtccttacatgtactttttatttatttctctatgtacttttcctctgtttttggttttatgtaaagcgtctttgagagctttaaaagcgctgtacaaataaaatgtattattattattattattattattattattttagaaTATGCTAAAATCGCACTTTAAGAAGACATCGCACTGGAAAACACAGAAAGGTGAGATTTATCAGAAGTACATTTCATCTGGAAACTGTCTGGTTAACTGCAGACTGCAGCACGTTTCCCCCGGAGCTGATTCAAACCAAAGACAGGCATTTCTTTTTGATGGCTTAAAGTCTTGTGCATAATTctacacacacatttccttcaaaatgtagtaaaaaaaaaaatggattttcTCCACTAGAATTCAGAATTCTGTGGTTCTGAATAATGTTTGGCTGCACAGCATGTGCAGGACTTGATGCTGTGTGACTGAATATTAGttatctttcatttttttttggactgttggttgacAGTTGCTATTTTTCTCATTCACACTGCGGAACAAAACCGTGTTCaactcacacaaacatgaaagAAAGATGAAATATGCAGAAGCAAACATGCAGACGCTCTTCTGTAGCACCTAGTTAACTGTGAGAGCATTTTATTATACAAGGAGTGAATCTCACTTCCTCCTGAGCTCCTTCAGCATACAGCACATATTCTAATCATAAGAGGTCTAATCGGatgttttttatgctttttctgttttctgattcTTATTCAATATGCAATATTCCTCCCTGGTGGAAAGTTGTCTTGTTAGTCCTTCCTTCCTCCACCTTAGCTGTTCCATCACaaactttttattcattttgatgaGCTGTCTCCTTTAATAGCCTACAGGTGAGACAAACAGCATCTGAAAAGCCAGCGCAGGAGCCCAAAGAGCAGATGGTGGATGTAGAAAGCTTCTATAAACGCTGTAATGCAGCTGCGCCTTCAGGACGTCTCGTCAGCTCTATGTTATCTTCATTCTGACATCCTTTCACTATTGTTGTCGCCAAGGCCTCGCTGTACATTTTGTCTGGTTTTTGAATGTCAGAGATTCACTATCTTCTTGCCTGAAAGCTTTTATGGGTAATTTCACACATTGATTGcttcaaaaggcaaaatgctTGAATTTTTGACGGTTGCATTTTCAAAAAATCTTAAATCGAAGCTGTAAACTGTGCACTCATTGGATCTGCATGTCTGCTGGTGAGGACGGAGCTGGTGAGAAGCAGTTTGAAGCACTCTCATGCTGCGGTGAGTTTTCTATTTCACTCTAAAGTACACATTCAATTCAATTCTCCTCCTGTGCAACAAATAGGTTTCTTGTAGAGCCAAAATAAATGCATAGAGGTACGCTGAGCATCACAATCAATCCGTGGAGATGGATGCAcaacacatgcactcacacattCTACAATTTCAGCCAACGCTGTCTGGACATATTGCCTCTTACAGATGTAAAACATTCATCCTCTTGGGAAAAAATAAGTGCGAACATGAGCAGTCACATACAATCTTTCCTCTTGCCTCATTTGGGACCTGGCAGCCCAGAAAATAACTCGGTGGGAACACATTTTTCTGAACACAAAAACCAGATCCTCATACGTAACAACGTGACATCAAACTGGATTATAGCTGCGTAATTAATACTGAGAGCTGAATCAGCAATCTGCTACTCGGATGGAAATATTCTGTCATTGATTTTATTGAAATGGAGAACAgctggtgtgttttttaaaaagtgcagaataaaacaaattaaacccGATCCACAACCAGCCCGTCCAAACATCCTcatgtggcaacaaaacacacgtTAGGACAGTTAAACACTGACTCAGCTCGTCATCAgctctgatcagctgtgatgaagaCACAACTTGCAGGTGGACACGTGAATGTTTGCTACTCTGTCATGACGTGCATTGAAGTTTAGGACGCTGGCTCGTTAGTATTTTCATCCTTCGTCTTGTCAGCTGTCTGATCTGTTCTCACAAGAAATGAGGAACAAGCACGAGGTCTCACTCCTCAGCTGCTTCCATCATCAGCTCTGGCTGAGAAAAAGGCAAATTTGACTCCTGGCAATGGAACAAGGTCAACAAACACATTGATCTTGTCCAAATTCAGTCCGGTTGACTCTCTTAATGTCCGCCCCCTAATTCAGAACAAAGGTCCCTAATCTCCTCCAGctcattctcctcctcttccaatCACAACCTGTCATGTTGTCCTCCAGCCAATCATTTGTAAGCTGTCGAATTTGAAAGAGCTTTCTGTCCCTGCTGTCATTCCGCCGCCGTTTCAGCATCTCAGAGACGTCGCCACCCACTCTCTCCTTCTCACCCCCTCATCAATCAAACGGTGTGGAAGTTGTCCCACATTGAGCTCCATTCTTcaccctcacctcctcctcctcctcctcctcctgctcctcctgctcctcctcctcctcctgctcctcctcctcctgctcctgctcctgctcctcctgctcctgctcctcctgcccctgctcctcctgctcctgctcctcctcctcctcctcctgctcctgctcctcctcctgctcctgctcctcctcctcctcctgctcctgctcctcctcctgctcctgctcctcctcctcctgctcctcctgctcctgctcctcctgcccctgctcctcctgctcctgctcctcctcctcctcctcctgctcctgctcctcctcctgctcctgctcctcctcctcctcctgctcctcctgcccctgctcctcctgctcctgctcctcctcctcctgctcctgctcctcctgctcctcctgctcctcctcctgctcctgctcctgctcctcctgctcctcctcctcctgctcttgctcctcctgctcctcctgctcctcctcctcctcctcctgctcctgctcctgctcctcctcctcctcctcctgctcctgctactcctgctcctgttcctcctcctcctgctcctgctccacctcctcctcctcctgctcctcctcctcctcctgctcctgctcctcctcctcctcctgctcctgctcctcctcctcctgctcctgctcctcctcctcctcctcctcctgctcctgctcctcctcctcctcctcctgctcctcctcctcctcctcctcctcctcctgctcctgctcctcctcctcctgctcctgctcctcctcctcctcctcctcctcctcctcctgctcctcctcctcctgctcctgctcctgctcctgctcctgctcctcctcctcctcctgctcctgctcctcctcctccctcctgctcctgctcctcctcctcctgctcctcctcctcctcctcctcctcctcctgctcctgctcctcctcctcctctcctgctcctcctcctcctcctcctcctcctcctcctgctcctgctccacctcctcctcctcctgctcctcctcctcctcctgctcctgctcctcctcctcctcctgctcctgctcctcctcctcctgctcctcctcctcctcctcctcctcctcctgctcctgctcctcctccctcctgctcctgctcctcctcctcctcctcctcctcctcctcctgctcctgctccacctcctcctcctcctgctcttcctcctcctcctcctcctgctcctcctggtcctgctcctcctcctcctcctgctcctgtgtCGAGGCTCCATGGGAGACTTCTCATTCACACTGGAAATCAATAAAATGTGGGATTGCTTTCCACGCCGCTCAGGTCTAACCCGCGAAGTCTATTTCTTCTGTTCCCAATATAAATCTCACCTCATGTCTTTAAAAAGTCTCTCCTGATCAAACTATCTTTAATGATCCTGTCACCGACAGAGAACACTATGATCATCCAGAGGCATGACCTGTTGTTTTAAGATCAGGTCGTTTACATCCTTCAATTCATCAAAATAATTCTAAAATGGTTTTACAAACTTTAACTGTACGTTGTGTCTGAAGTGTTGTGAACTCCGTCactttattcatatttaatgaCGACTTTTAAGCACGTTGCGTCGACGCCTGTCGTATGAAACGCGCCACATAAATAAACTCGACTTGAATTGACTTTGCATTGAGACCAAACAACAAGACAGcatccaaacaggaagtgcctCTCAGGAAGCAGGCCGGCTCagacaaacatgaaacatgtgAACCAGAGATGCTCTCGCCTCACACAGGGTCAAATTCAGAGATATTCGTGACAGTTTGTTTTCAGAAAGGTGGACTGTGGAGTGTGTGTTCAGCAGACATGTTTTTTATCTTTAGTTATGATGTCTCCAATCTGTGCAAACCGTTTTGTGGCTCCTTTGATTATACCAACATGTTTTGCAGGCTGAATGTCTGTTTTGTACGCTCACATCAAGCTTCCGTCTGACAGTGTGTACAGCCTCAGTGAGAAGCTGTCGAGCTGCTTTGTAGGTTTTTGACACGCGTCTGACGCGAGCTACGCGCTGCTTCTGTCCATCAGCACACCGCCGCAGCTTCTTCTTTTAACAATGGCGCAAACTACTACCTGACACACGAGTCATTACAGACAGTTACAGGCAATTTTCTCCTCAGCTAAGTGACAGAAGACCTATTACTATAACTATCTGGACACATTTAATCAACGTTTGGCACTTTGAGGTCACGTGTGTTTTTAGATCAAGAAGAGTGACAGCAAAAATatagaacaaaagaaaaagaaaaaaacacagacactgttAAGAAATGATGATAAGATATCATTGGCTTTGTCATCACATGTGCAAATCTCATTTCAAATTCTAGATAATGATTGCAACGAGTTCTAGGAGAGCACTCTTATGAATTATGTTatgaacataaataaatactgtttaACTGTGCCTCTTTAAATACTGTAGAGGCCCTGAGCTGTACTCTTACTCATATGTTCACTTATTAAACATCTGCTCAGTATTTTTGCCCTGAAGCATCTCACTCACCCTCTGAGGAAACCAGTGGAAATGTATCAGATATTCCAAGATTTCCCTTATTGAGGCGCAATCTAACATTATATAACAGTATTTCCTCAGTATGACACAGTGATGCAGATGTAAACAGGAGAAAACTCAACTGAGCTTCatcaaaaatgctgaataaacATCAGATCTATTCATCTGAGTCCATCCTGAGAGGCCATCAAAGACCAACATTCAGATTTAAGGGAATATCCGCGATGTTGATGCGTTGTATCACCAGATGTTTGTAACTAGTCGCTGCATCGCTGTGCTTTAAAACCTGAAGCTGACGTTTCCTCTGAAGGGTTTATTCCTTTAGATTCCTAAAGAGTGAGAAGAGTTTAAGTCAGGAGATGATTGGTGCAGATCACTCACAGGAGAGTCATGactggttttgttttaaagttatttaaCCCACgtacagtgttggggagactttaACTACATGCAGTTGAACTACacagcttaaaggagaactttggtcgatttaaacatgcagcttcattgctcaagctacccttgacttgccagtaccgaagacgcgaacaaatttggtccaaccattacagagctccgtgaacggagatgtagcattgaacgctaacagcatggggtcagaacttaacactgtgttttaagcgtcttaacatgctccacatctcacaccaaaagttatgctacatcagcagacaccttagcacacagcactgtagcgtgtatgactcaaaatgaataaaaaagtagttaaaacagtgtgtttgtgcaagcagctacttacctgtttgtcgacatccgtgtgttcctgtagctagaccaaactagcatatccatcgagtgtgcacttaacaggcttaacaggctattgtaaggctcatggctcatgacaggctgtaacatggacatgtacattatgaacagaaacacgaaaacgctggaatacgtttccgtctccgccagtgagggagtaagtgcacgcttgacggattgactagtttggtctagcttcCGGAAGACACgcatgtcaacaaacaggtaagtagctgcttgcacaaacacactgttttaattacttttttattcagtttgagtcatacacgctacagtgctgtgtgctaaggtgtctgctgatgttgcataacttctggtgtgagatgtggagcatgttaagatgcttaaaacacagtgtaaagttctgaccccatgctgttagcgttcaatgctacatctccgttcacggagctctgtaatggctggaccaaatgtgttcgcgtcttcggtactggcaagtcaagggtagcttgagcaatgaagctgcatgtttaaatcgaccgaagttctcctttaagtacaatttgctgtaacttgctggtagttaaactacatccatattttgtgctgcgtcaactATTTCAACAACTTTTcaggtcattttttgtagtttaactactcaatttacaaactaaaattttggccaataacatgatgctttttttttttttttttaaagacctatataatatacagtgtatttcatttttctttgatgACAAGTGGATGAGGTGGAAGCCTTTGTGAAGTCACCAGATGAGTCCCcaaaaaatgatttcaaatCTCTACCCAACATGTCCAAAGTGTGAGTGAAGTTTGTGAGTTCGAAGTTAGTGGTTCTGCCCGGACATCTAGTTCCACTGCCTCAGTGTTCGAGCCTCTGAAGCTCCTGTGATGTAACCAaacatgtcagcttttgttctttaaaaataaaacttgagttgagaggcatatttctgctggtATGTGAATtctttgtaggctattatattttgtttcatgtacaacatatgttgatttatttaacgctgagttaaatgagtataatgagtataagaagttgctaaagctactttttttagcagtagttttacagactacatttctccaggagtagaaatgtagtttgttcaaactgcTGCCAGGCTGAATTACATGTAGCTTTACAAGATACACTTGCAAAGTAGCTTTGCCGACACTGGCCACATATATGTAaaggataatgtatagaacggcagTCATAATTGGGAAGATAAGTCCCAACAGGACAAACCCCGACACGAAGCGGAGGGGTCTGATCCGTCCAGAACGGACTTATTTTCCCAATAGTGACCGccattctatacattatcccgctcaTTACACATTTATATgccaacaggaaaaaaaacttgacacaatttgtctttttacaatttatttgttacagttcatagtgtttttcagcagagaaatctAGTTCGCCAAACTGACGCCGTTTCACTTCCACTTCCacctccctcttcgctgctttcctctctttttcttttcttgaccggtgacgacaactcagccttttgccaagagttgaaatcaccgtattttccaaaaatataaaagttaatgttaaactcatccatactagtggcctaggagtaagttttttctgatatgaagtagactacagatcgtgaaatacgt of the Sparus aurata chromosome 18, fSpaAur1.1, whole genome shotgun sequence genome contains:
- the LOC115568682 gene encoding LOW QUALITY PROTEIN: basic proline-rich protein-like (The sequence of the model RefSeq protein was modified relative to this genomic sequence to represent the inferred CDS: deleted 4 bases in 3 codons) — translated: MSAGEDGAASQRRRHPLSPSHPLINQTVWKLSHIELHSSPSPPPPPPPPAPPAPPPPPAPPPPAPAPAPPAPAPPAPAPPAPAPPPPPPAPAPPPAPAPPPPPAPAPPPAPAPPPPAPPAPAPPAPAPPAPAPPPPPPAPAPPPAPAPPPPPAPPAPAPPAPAPPPPAPAPPAPPAPPPAPAPAPPAPPPPALAPPAPPAPPPPPPAPAPAPPPPPPAPATPAPVPPPPAPAPPPPPPAPPPPPAPAPPPPPAPAPPPPAPAPPPPPPPAPAPPPPPPAPPPPPPPPPAPAPPPPAPAPPPPPPPPPPAPPPPAPAPAPAPAPPPPPAPAPPPPPAPAPPPPAPPPPPPPPPAPAPPPPPAPPPPPPPPPPAPAPPPPPPAPPPPPAPAPPPPPAPAPPPPAPPPPPPPPPAPAPPPPAPAPPPPPPPPPPAPAPPPPPPALPPPPPPAPPGPAPPPPPAPVSRLHGRLLIHTGNQ